The sequence taagatgactgattcaagaaatgccttcacggttataatgttgaatgtaaatggattaaactccccaattaaaagatatagatttgcagaatgaatcaaaaaaaatgaaccatcaatatgttgcatacaagagactcatcttagacacagggacacaaagaaattgaaagtgaaaggatggaaaaaaatatttcatgcaagctacagccaaaagaaagcaggtgtagcaatattaatctcagatgaaatagactttaaatgcagggatgttttgagagacaaagaaggccactacatactaataaaaggggcaattcgacaagaagaaataacaatcataaatgtctatgcacccaatcaaggtgccacaaaatacatgagagaaacactggcaaaactaaaggaagcaattgatgtttccacaataattgtgggagatttcaacacatcactctctcctatagatagatcaacaagacagaggaccaataaggaaattgaaaacctaaacaatctgataaatgaattagatttaacagacatatacagaacattacatcccaaatcaccaggatacacatacttttctagtgctcacggaactttctccagaatagatcatatgctgggacataaaacaagcctcaataaatttaaaaagattgaaattattcaaagcacattctctgaccacaatggaatacaattagaagtcaataaccatcagagacttagaaaattcacaaatacctggaggttaaacaacacactcctaaacaatcaatgggttaaagaagaaatagcaagagaaattgctaaatatgtagagacaaatgaaaatgaaaacacaacataccaaaacctatgggatgcagcaaaagcagtgctgagggggaaatttatagcactaaacgcatacattaaaaaggaagaaagaaccaaaatcaaagaactaatggatcaactgaagaagctagaaaatgaacagcaaaccaatcctaaaccaagtacaagaaaagaaataacaaggattaaagcagaaataaatgatatagaggacaaaaaaacaataaagaggataactatcaccaaaagttggttctttgagaagatcaacaagattgacaagcccctagctagactgacaaaatgaaaaagagagaagacccatataaacaaaataatgaatgaaaaaggtgacataactgcagatactgaagaaattaaaaaaattataagaggatactatgaacaactgtatgccaacaaactggataatgtagaggaaatggacaatttcctggaaacgtatgaacaacctagactgaccagagaagaaatagaagacctcaatcaacccatcacaagcaaagagatccaatcagtcatcaaaaatcttcccacaaataaatgcccagggccagatggcttcacaggggaattctaccaaactttccagaaagaactgacaccaatcttactcaaactctttcaaaacattgaagaaaatagaacactacctaactcattttatgaagctaacatcaatctaataccaaaaccaggcaaagatgctacaaaaaaggaaaactaccagccaatctccctaatgaatatagatgcaaaaatcctcaacaaaatacttgcaaatcgaatccaaagacacattaaaaaaatcatacagcatgaccaagtggggttcattccaggcatgcaaggatggttcaacataagaaaataaatcaatgtattacaacacattaaaaattcaaaagggaaaaatcaaatgatcatctcaatagatgctgaaaaagtatttgacaaaatccaacatcagtttttgataaaaacacttcaaaaggtaggaattgaaggaaacttcctcaatatgataaagagcatatatgaaaaacccacagccagcatagtactcaatggtgagagactgaaagccttccctctaagatcaggaacaagacaaggatgcccgctgtcaccactgttattcaacattgtgctggaagtgctagccagggcaatccggaaagacaaagaaataaaaggcatccaaattggaaaagaagaagtaaaactgtcattgtttgcagatgatatgatcttatatctggaaaaccctgagaaatcgacaatacagctactagagctaataaacaaatttagcaaagtagcgggatacaagattaatgcacataagtcagtaatgtttctatatgctagaaatgaacaaactgaagagacactcaagaaaaagataccgttttcaatagcaactaaaaaaatcaagtacctaggaataaacttaaccaaagatgtaaaagacctatacaaagaaaactacataactctactaaaagaaatagaaggggaccttaaaagatggaagaatattccatgttcatggataggaaggctaaatgtcattaagatgtcaattctacccaaactcatctacagattcaatgcaatcccaatcaaaattccaacaacttactttgcagacttggaaaagctagttatcaaatttatttggaaagggaagatgcctcgaattgctaaagacactctaaaaaagaaaaacgaagtgggtggacttacactccctgactttgcagcttattataaagccacagttgtcaaaacagcatggtactggcacaaagatagacatatagatcaatggaatcgaattgagaattcagagatagaccctcagatctatggccgactgatctttgataaggcccccaaagtcactgaactgagtcataatggtctattcaacaaatggggctgggagagttggatatccatatccaaaagaatgaaagaggacccctacctcacaccctacacaaaaattaactcaaaatggacgaaagatctcaatataaaagaaagtaccataaaactcctagaagataatgtaggaaaacatcttcaagaccttgtattaggcggccacttcctagactttacacccaaagcacaagcaacaaaagaaaaaatagataaaagggaactcctcaagcttggaagtttctgcacctcaaaggaatttctcaaaaaggtaaagaggcagccaactcaatgggaaaaaatttttggaaaccatgtatctgacaaaagactgatatcttgcatatataaagaaatcctacaactcaatgacaatagtacagacagcccaattataaaatgggcaaaggatatgaaaagacagttctctgaagaggaaatacaaatggccaagaaacacatgaaaaaatgttcagcttcactagctattagagagatgcaaattaagaccacaatgagataccatctaacaccgattagagtggccgccattaaacaaacaggaaactacaaatgctggaggggatgtggagaaattggaactcttattcattgttggtgggactgtataatggttcagccactctggaagtcagtctggcagttccttagaaaactagatatagagttaccattcgacccagcgattgcacttctcggtatatacccggaagatcggaaagcagtgacacgaacagatatctgcacgccaatgttcatagcagcattattcacaattgccaagagatggaaacaacccaaatgtccttcaacagatgagtggataaataaaatgtggtatatacacacgatggaatactacacagcagtaagaaggaacgacctcgtgaaacatatgacaacatggatgaaccttgaggacataatgctgagcgaaataagccaggcacagaaagagaaatattatatgctaccactaatgtgaactttgaaaaatgtaaaacggatggtttataatgtcgaatgtaggggaactagcaatagagagcaattaaggaagggggaacagtaatccaagaagaacagatatgctatttaacgttctggggttgcccaggaatgactatggtctgttaatttctgatggatatagtaggagcaagttcacagaaatgttgctatattatgtaactttcttggggtaaagtaggaacaggttggaagttaagcagttatcttaggttagttgtctttttcttactcccttgttatggtctctttgaaatgttcttttattgtatgtttttctttttttttttaattttgttttccatacagttgatttaaaaaggaaaaaaaggttaaaaaaaagaaaggaaaaaacaaggaaaaaaatatgtagtgcccccttgaggagcctgtggagaatgcaggggtattggcctaccccacctcaatggttgctaacatgaccacagacacagggaactggtggtttgatgggttgagccctctaccataggttttacccttgggaagacggttgctgcaaaggagaggctaggcctccctataattgtgcctaagagcctcctcccgaatgcctctttgttgctcagatgtggccctctctctctggctaagccaacttgaaaggtgaaatcactgccctcccccctacgtgggatcagacacccaggggagtgaatctccctggcaacgtggaatatgactcccggggaggaatgtagacctggcatcatgggacggagaacatcttcttgaccaaaagggggatgtgaaaggaaatgaaataagcttcagtagcagagagattccaaaaggagctgagaggtcactctggtgggcactcttacgcacaatttagacaaccctctttaggttctaaagaattggggtagctggtggatacctgaaactatcaaactacaacccagaacccatgaatctcgaagacaattgtataaaaatgtagcttatgaggggtgacaatgggattgggaaagccataaggaccacactcccctttgtctagtttatggatggatgagtagaaaaataggggaaggaaacaaacaaacagacaaaggtacccagtgttcttttttacttcaattgctctttttcactttaattattattcttattatttttttgtgtgtgctaatgaaggtgtcagggattgatttaggtgatgaatgtacaactatgtaatggtactgtgaacaatcaaatgtacgatttgctttgtatgactgcgtggtatgtgaatatatctcaataaaatgaagataaaaataaaaaataaaaaaaataaaataaaatgtttatgcaTCAACAGACATTCTACGGAACTGTAGAAAAAAACTTTTCAGTGGAAAACTATGCACTGTCTCTAGCACACCTTTTCAGCCTGATTCTAGCCCCATTCATTGTCTTTGAACTATTTGGCAACTTTTTGTAAGATGTAGGTAGCTGACAGGTATGTATATGCTGTCCCGTCTAGCAGCGATTTTAATTGACTTTTTCCCCACTgtggagaaaaaagaattttgtCTCCATTTCCAATATATCTCAACATTGCTTTACTCTATATAAATTTGTactcttttgatttttctttcaaacTGGTTATAGTACCTGCCTGGTTCTCCCCCATCATatgagtaaaataaattatttaacatgTGCTCATTTTATGTCTGTATGACagtcatgattttaccttttcctgaaaattattttttaacagttttaaagATTTTCAACTGAGGTGCCCAATGGCACCAGAGCCAGATAAAATtcatcatcagagaaatgcaattcaTGAATGGTTTAAGCCTAAGTACATCTTTTCTTGGCTCCTAGAAATGAATCGAAAATATCAGTAGAACTTTCCTGACTCTGTTTTTCTCCTCTCCactaattttgtttttgatttgttcTTAGTTTGCTACATCTGATAAGTTATGCGCCACCAGGAATGATCTGACAATTTAGTGATTTCTGTAAATGGATTAATGGCTTATAAAGATCTGTTCTCTGTTGGATGAGAGATGATAGAGAATCTGGTATGTTAACTCTTTttcgtttgtttgtctgttttgagCCCAAATCAATTAAGAATTTGTACCCAAGGTGAACAATACAGCTCCTTGATATAGAGTTTGTAATTTGTATTTAATCTTGACCCATTGCTGATACTTTAGAATTAAAGTTATaagctctaaaaaaaaaaaaaaaatgtgaaattacaAGTAAAATGTACATTTGTTTGAGAAATGTAATTGACCATATTGtcccaaacaaaaacagaaaacattgaTTAAACAATAACAATTAAGCCTCTAGTTTAAGCTCCAGCCTTCCTCTACCCCTCAAAATATTTCAGGACCAGTCAGATTTGGAGTCCAGTTACACCAAATGTTCAGGGAAAAACTAAACACCATCTTATGTAAACTCTTCCAAACCATATAAAAGATAGGAAATTACTAAACTCATTTTAACATGCATGCTGTCTTTGAAACAAAGATCAGATAAGGACACCCCCAAAAAAAGAACCCTTGAGACAAGGTCACTCACATAGAGATACCTatcttaaataaatttataacatGTCCAGTATAGCAGCAAATTAAGAGAAGAAATAGGCTGTATCCAAGAAATGTAAAGATGATGTAACATTAGAAAAAAAGTGATCAAAAATTGAAATTTCTCTACATCACTAGATTAGATGAGAAAAGACATTTGATTGTGTCTGAGGTGCAGAGAaaagactttgaaaaaaattcaacacCAATTTATGGTAAAAACTTTTAGCAAAATAACATTAGAAGGGAATTTCCATTTCCTAAACTCCACAGCAAACTTACATGAAGGTAAAATGTTAGAAGCATTTCCACTAAAGTCAGGATCAACACAGAGATGCATGGCATCACCTCTACTGTTGAAAACTGTACTGTTATTCATAACCATAGCAGtcagcatcaaaataaataagatgTAGGAATACTGAAAAGAACAAGATAATAAATAGTGACATTATGATCCTCTAATTACAAAATCCAAAGGAACCGGTGCACAAAATACACAAGTCAATAAGAGACTTCCAAAAGCTGCCATATAGAAGATCATTATAGAAAAATCAGGACCTTAGTCACATATAATCAATTTCTAATTAGGACAAGTAATAGAAAATATCCCAATCACAACAGCAACAATATCCaaaatttacctttaaaaaatctaacaaaaatgTACACCATCTTTTTGTGTGAAACTAAAATAATTTACCGACAGGCTTAGATAGAAGAACTCCCAAATAACTAGAGCAGTATACTATGTTTATTCATAGAGAACAGAATAttgtaaaaatgtcaattcttaAATTATTTATGGTTTATGCCTTACTCCTAGCTGCAAGATGACAACCAAACTCAGACTGCTGTTTCCAGTGCCCCAAATAaacaccagaaaaacaaaagaaggagtaaagaaaaaacaaatatcaacagcaacagcaaaacaagaaaaatgagaaacCCCAGAGGAACACTATAAATCTGTATCAAACTAGCACCTgggtgggggcagctgggggcGTGCCCTGAGTTGAGACAGGTCTGTAGCTGGCAATAGAAGGCAGATGACAGGATCAGTTGGAGGAACGTTTTAAAAGCTCTGCCATTGTTTCTTCCCAGTGTGCCTCAGAACTATGAATTTTGACTCCTTCACTGCAGGAAACTGAGACAGCATTTCAGACCACAGGTGGGTGTTAACATATGGTAATATGAGGACAGCACAAAAGTTTGTGTTGACTGAAGCAGTCGGAGAACAGAAGCTGTGCTAGTAACCACTTGAAACCTCTTTAGTGGGTGAggaatggccttttaaaaataatattataatagaaTATAAGGAATGGAGAGTGAATTACATATAGCAAAGGTAGGTGttctttcatgaaaaaaaaacttagatatacacacacaaccacacacaaTTGTTATAGATGTAGATATATTTCATCCTATGAATGAGggtcaaaaataaaaggaagtcaTTGCACTGGATTGAGCAGTGTTAGGTAATGTCAGAATATCTGGGTCACACAAAAATCATGCAGCTCAACTTCTTCCCCTCAGAAAGTAGATCTTTTATAACAGAGGCTTCCCGAAAGTCTAAGTGTGGCCGGTAAACAGATCCCATGGGTCACTGTTTTTCCCTGACAGCTCCCTTCCTGTCCTGGACCAATGACTTGTGCTGCAGCTTCTCCATCTCGCATCTAGCCTGGGATCCTGACCCATTCTCTGCAAGGTTTGCACTAGAGAAACAGCTAAAAGCTTTCAGGGAATTGGTATTTCCCAGGGAGCCAAGAGGAAGactcccacccacacccccaccccaggactgaTGGGACCAGTCACTCTAACCCCCCCCGGCCCCGCATAAAGCCTGCCCTTGGTGTCAACCTTAAGTGCCCCAGCAGTTCGGCCAGCATGAATGAGGTACCCCCTTACTTTCCTCCCAAGGGTCTCAGGGAGATGAGAGCCTTAGTCTGATCAGGGCAGCCTCAGGTCTTCAGAGGAGAGAGGGCTAAGGCCATGCAGAGAGTCTAAGCGAAGACCGCTAGTTAGAACTGAGGGGGCATGCGCCCCAGAACAAAGGCGGCCTCACAGAGCCCAGTCACGctctgccctgcccccacccacaaCCCGAGACGTGTCTGTTAAGCCTAATGCCCTCTCATTTCTACCTTGGGGTTCTCAGGGAATGAAGACCTTGGTCTGAGGCTGGTGGACTCGAGTGAGCAGAGGGAGAAATCCCGGATCCTGTCCTCTGACCCTGAGTGAGGACAGAGGGGACCCCATAACCCAATAAAGAAGGGAATCCCCACCCCTGGCATCAGCCCCGGGAGGCCCTGGGCAGAACTGTCAGGCTGAGGATTCTCCTTTTCCCTCCGGAGGTCTCAGGGAGGTGGGGGTCTTGGTCTAATGAGGGTGGCTGCGTGAGTGAGGGCTAAAAACCCTGATTATCGAAGGCAGAGGAGTTCCCGTTGAACTCTGCCccggctgtcagctcccggaggCCCCAGCAGGGGTGGCCGGCAGAGGGGCGTGGGGCACAGGGTCTGCCGGCAATTTACACGATGATCCTGAAGGTGAACTGAGAGGAGCCCTGACGTCAGAAGAGGGGGACTCCCACAAAGGCTAGACCTGCCAGCCTCTGCTCTCAGCCCCAGGCAGGGCTGGCAGGGCTGGCAGGCTGCAGCCTAAAACACACTTTAACTTCCTTCACAGGGTTCTCAGGGGAGAGGTGGATAAACAGAACAAGAGCCTTGTTGGTTCCTAGAGCAGTGCCCTCAAGGGTACCTTCAGAGGCGGCCTTCCTGACAACCAAGGCATTATGCCTCGTGGTCAGAAGAGCAAACTCCGTTCCCGTGAGGAACGCCGCCAGGCCCGAGGTCAATCCCAGGACCTTGGGGGCGCTCAGGCCACTGTAGCAGAAGAAGAAGgggctccttcctcctcctcttcttttgtAGGGGGTACTCCTCAAAGCTTGCCAGCTGCTGGGTCAGGGAGCAAACCCCAGGGGCCTAGGAGAGCCCCATCCACCGCCACTACTTCTGTAGGCGTTCCATGCACAAGAGCTGATGATGGTGTCAACTGCCAAGATGAGGAAAGTCCAAGCACttcccaggccctgcccaccACTGATCACTCAGGCAGAACCCCTCTAGATGACAAGGCTGTTCTGTTGATGCAGTTCCTGCTGCACAAGTACAACAAGAGAGAGCCCATAACAAAGGAAGACATGCTGAGGTGTGTCATCAAAAAGTACAAGGATCACTTCCAAGAGATCCTTAAGAAAGCCTCAGAGCTCATGGTGCTGGCCTTTGGCATTGATGTGAAGGAAATCGACCCTGCCAGGCACTGCTATGCCCTTGTCAGCAAACTGCAGCACAACTCTGATGGAAGGCTGAGTGGTGAGGAAATTATGCCCAAGTCTGGCCTCCTAATGACGGTCCTGTGTGTGATCTTCATGAAGGGCAACTGTGCCACTGAAGAGGAAATCTGGGAAGTGCTTAATGTGATGGGAATATATGCTGGAAAGAACCACTTCATCCATGGGGAGCCCAAGAAGCTCCTCACCAAAGATTTGGTGAAGGAAAGGTACCTGGAGTACCGGCAGGTGCCCGATAGCAAGCCTCCACGCTACAAATTCCTGTGGGGTCCAAGAGCCCATGCTGAAACCAGCAAGATGAAAATACTAGAATTTTTTGGCCAAGATCCATGATACCGTAC is a genomic window of Choloepus didactylus isolate mChoDid1 chromosome X, mChoDid1.pri, whole genome shotgun sequence containing:
- the LOC119522054 gene encoding LOW QUALITY PROTEIN: melanoma-associated antigen B18-like (The sequence of the model RefSeq protein was modified relative to this genomic sequence to represent the inferred CDS: deleted 1 base in 1 codon), which produces MPRGQKSKLRSREERRQARGQSQDLGGAQATVAEEEGAPSSSSSFVGGTPQSLPAAGSGSKPQGPRRAPSTATTSVGVPCTRADDGVNCQDEESPSTSQALPTTDHSGRTPLDDKAVLLMQFLLHKYNKREPITKEDMLRCVIKKYKDHFQEILKKASELMVLAFGIDVKEIDPARHCYALVSKLQHNSDGRLSGEEIMPKSGLLMTVLCVIFMKGNCATEEEIWEVLNVMGIYAGKNHFIHGEPKKLLTKDLVKERYLEYRQVPDSKPPRYKFLWGPRAHAETSKMKILEFLAKIHDTVPSAFPAWYEEAVRDEEERARARFAAMFCTTAMAIARSRANSSSFSYP